In Bradyrhizobium sp. 170, the DNA window CCCGATATCTTTCGCCGGCTCCGTCGTTCCAGAACTGCAGCGGCATTGATGGAAACGGCTGCGTGCAGACGAGCTCGCCGGCGCCTCGCCTGAGGGGACGGCCGCCCTCATCGTAGACGTCAACCGCCATACCGAGTGCCGGCCCCTGGATCTCTCCCGCCCACACCGGCCCGGTCGGAACCCCCATCGCGAAGCAGGAAACGATATCCGTGCCGCCCGATATCGACGCCAAATGAACGTCCCTCTTGATCGATGCGTAAACGTATTCGAAGCAACGGCTCGAAAGAGGTGACCCTGTCGACAACACAACGCGCATGCTCGAGAGGTCATGCGTCTGTTCGGGAGCAAGATTCATCATCCTGCATGCGTCGATGAATCTGGCCGAAACGCCGAAATGCGTCAGCCGCTCCGATTCGATCAGGTCGAACATCACAAGCCCGTCATTCTCGAATGGAGAGCCGTCGTATAGGACCACCGTCGCGCCGCTGGCAAGCGTCGACACCAGCCAATTCCACATCATCCAGCCGCAAGTCGTGGCAAAGAACACACGGTCGCCCGCTCTGATGTCGCAGTGGAGACGATGCTCCTTCAGATGCTGGAGCAGCGTGCCTCCGGCCGAATGCAGCAGGCACTTCGGAAGGCCCGTGGTTCCCGACGAGTACAGGATGGAGAGCGGTTGGCCGAAGGGAAATCGTTCGTAGAACGCCTTCGCCGGCCGGTAGTTTTCGACGATCTCGTTGAAGCTCTCGAACTTTACGCCACGCTGCAAGCGGCCGGCCGGCGGTTCGTTGTCCTCGATCAACAGGCCGCACCGCACCGTCGGTAGCCGGTCGATGATGTCGCGCATCTTTTCCACAAGATCACATTGTTCTCCGTTCAAGAGGTAGCCGCCGGCGCCGATCAGCACGACCGGCTCGATCTGGCCGAAGCGAGCGATGACCGCCTTTTTTCCCAGATCCGGCGAGCATGACGACCAGATTGCTCCCAGGGAGACTGTCGCAAGCATCCCGACAATCGCCTCGGGCACGTTCGGTGCAATCGCGGCGACGCGATCTCCCGCCTTCACCTCATGATCGATCAGCCATTGCCGCAACCGGAGCACCTGGTCGCGCAGCTGATCCCACGACAGCCGCCGTGCGACCTGAAGCTCGGTGTACGAGACGATCGCGTCCGCCAATCCGGTCCGCCGCAGCAGGTTCTCCGTGAAATTCAGCCTCGACTCGGGAAAGAACTTCGCGTCCATCATCCGTTCGCCCGGTTTGAAGGGAACGCCGATGCGATCGCCAATGACGCCGCACTCCTCCCAGACCAGATCCCAAAAGGCCCCACAATCGTCGATCGACCACTGGTGGAGATCGCCATACGACGCGAAGTCCCGGTGCGCGATCCTGGCCGCCGCGCGAGAGAACCGCGTCAGCTCCGCCTCTGCAATCCGCTCCCCGGTCGGAGCCCACAGCGGCGCGCTTACGCCGAATTCCGCGCGTTCTAGCATTTCAACCCCTCTCTCCGGGCCCGCACAGTGCGGGCCGCGCTTGCTAGGATCGGATTGGATCGGAAAGAAAACCCGGAAGTGCTTCGGCCGCGCCGTCGCGCGCCGCCTGCTCAAACACGAAATTGGCCAACGCGACATCGAGCATGCCCATGCCGAACGCGGACACCACGCCGCCGGCATCGCGGTCGAGGTCCGTCCCGTCCATGAGATGGCCGAAGTTCACCAGCGGAAACGTGCGACCAATCGCTCCCTCCAGACGATGAAGTGACGTATTGGCCTTCAGCGCATGATCAATGTCGTCGACGATATTGAGCGCTCCGCGCAGCCGATCCGGTACAATGTCGCGCAACGAGACGTGCAGCACGACCTGCTGTGGAACGATGTCAGCGTCGTACCACGGCGTCAGTTGCGAAGTGGCAAAAGAGAGCATGTCGGCGCGATCGCCGCCATGAACATCCTTTTCGACCTGAATTTCACGGCCGATCCCACTCTTTGCGATGTGCGCTCGCAGCGCCTCGGCGGTAGCGACGTCGGGATCGACAATCGCGACCTCGTCGAATGTCCATCCGTCAGCGGCGAGGAACGTCGCGACAGTGCGGTTTATGACCCCGGCGCCGAACATCCTCAAACGGCCGAGGTGTCTGTCCCGACGAAGCAGGCGCGCCCCCAAGGCGGCACTCGCGGCGGTTCTCGCAGCGCTGATCAGCGCGCCATCCATCAGTGCGATCGGGTATCCGGTCTCGAAGGAGTTCAGCACGATAACTGCGGCCGCGCGCTGCAGTCCTCGTCGCGAATTTTGTGGAAAGGATGACACCCACTTCAATCCTGCCTTGTCGACGCCTCCGCCGACATAGGCAGGGAGCGCGTTGATGCGACAACCCGGCTTCTGCGGAAACGTCAGCGAGTATGTGTCGGGATTTGTACAGTTGCCGGCATAAAATGCTCGATAAGTAGCAGCAACAAGGTCGATGATCTGCACACGGTGCGCCGCAATGATCCTGTCGATCTGCTCGGCCCGAACGTACGCAATGGCTGTTTCGTCGACGGTTGCCATCATTACACCTGTATGCTTTCGGAGCTCGCGTTCGCTCCAGTGGCCTCAGGTCCGGCCGCCGTCCGCTCCAACTCTGCCGGCGCAAGAGACATGTCGCGTACCGCGCGATGACCAAGCAATCCCGGAAACCTGTCGCGGACCCATTCGTCGCTGTAGATCGTATCGAGGTATTTCTCGCCGTTGTCCGGACTGACCACGACCACGCTCGCATCGGCCGGAAGCCGAGACGTGTAATGCTCGACCGCAGCCAGTACAGTTCCGGTCGAGCCGCCGAACAGCACACCATGCCTTCGCGCGATCCGACGGCACAGTTCGACGGTTTTCGCTTCCGGAATCATCACGACGTCGTGGACCAGAGACCGATCGCAGATCTCCGGAACCCGGCTCGTTCCCAGACCGGAAATGTGCCGGGGTCCCGGCGGTCCGCCGAAGGTCACCGATCCGACACTGTCTACGGCGACGATCTTCGTATCCGGCTGGTGCTTGCGGAAATATCCCGCGCATCCCATTAACGTTCCGGTCGTGCCGGCTCCGACGAACAGATAGTCCAGCCGAGGGAACGCCTGCGCGATTTCCGTCGCCGTGCTCCGCTCGTGGATCAACGGATTGGCGGCGTTCTGGTACTGGTTCGTCCAGAAATACCGACGATCCTCCTTCATCTTGCGTTTGATGAATCGGATCCGGCTGGCGAGAAAGCCGCCGTTCTCGTCTCTCTCCTGCACGACAAAGACCGTTGCACCCAGAGCCTTCATTATCTCGATATTCGTGCGAGACGCATTCGGATCCACCACGCATTCAAACGGATAGCCGCGATCCGCGCACACCATCGCCAGCGCCACGCCCAGATTTCCGGAGGACGATTCGATGATGATAGTGTCCGGCTTGATCATCCCGCTCTGCTCGGCCTCCTCGATCAAGCCAAGCGCCGTCTTGATCTTGATTGACCCACCCAGATTCAGGCCTTCCAGCTTCACGTGGACGGTACAAGGCACGATGCCGTCGAACGGCAGGAACGCACCTCCCCGAATAGTTTTCCAAAAATCCATCCTCACGACCTCCGACAGCTTCAGTGTTGTTGTTCTCTCACGACGTGCTGTTGCCGAGCGTGAGCGGCTCGTCCCTCGAAACATTCCTGATGATCGTCGTCATCTGTTCGATCACATCTTCAAGAACGGTCCGCGCGTATGACAGGCTGACCTCGCGCGGCGCATAGCGCGTCTCGACCACGACCCGCCCGTCCGCGGCCGAGAATATGAAGCAGAGCAGATACGGTGTCCGCGACTCGTCGATTTCCGGTCCGACCCACTCCTCTGAGTGCGGCAGATCCAGGAGCACCGCCGGATGCTCGCTGTTCAGACTCACGAGGTAGTTCAGCCCTATGCGGGGAAACGGCCAAGTATCCGCCTCGCGCCGCATGGCCGGATCTTCGGCCAGGTACTTGAGCGCACGAAAGCCAAGCCCTCTCCGCGGCAGGCGCGTTCGCTGCGATCGTATCGCCCGCAACTGCACCTCCGTCGGCTCCGACAGATCGAGCGCCAGCGCTATCGGTACGATCTCGTTGATGTAACCGATGACGCGGCTGACATCGATATCCTCGAATATCATTCCACGCATCGAGTCGAATGAATCGATCCACAGGGTTCGAGCGGACGTGTGCCGCATAACGACGCGATAGATTGCGACGAGGACGATCTCGAAGCTACGGTCACCAAACATCGCGAGAAACCGTTCGCTCGTGTCTCGATCGAGCTCGCCCCGCGTTACGGCCTGATCCGCCTCGAGCTCCGCAAGACCCGCACCTGACCGACCTTGCTGAAGTTGCCTGTGCAGCTCCGCCGCGCTGACATCGCTGAAGCTCGCTTCTTTCCGGCTATCGCTTTCCCTTTCCCCGCCGTCGAGCGCCCTCACATTCGCGTAGTCATCCCAACGCATCTCCCGCCAAAGCGGTAACTCCCGGATCGCCTCTTCATTGGCGTATCGGTGAAGCCGCTTCGGCCAGTCGCGCGGATCGGCTGAGGCGACGACCGACTTCGTCCTGGCAACGGTTCCGGCGCTGCGGTAAGCTCGCCCAAGCTCTCTTGCCAACAAAGAGAACGACACTCCGTCCAGCAACAGATGGTGCGCAACGACAAATACCCTCCCGTCCCCTTCCGGCAGCAAGAGCACGATGAACCGGATCATGATGTCTCCCGTCGAAAAGCTGAACTCGCGCTGAACGCGCGCAGTCGTGCGTTCGATGAGTTCGCGCCGACTCCCGTCCGTTGCGGTGGAGAGGTCGATGATCTCGACGAGATTTTCCAAGCGCGGCTCGACCTGCCGCTTCTCCACTCCTTTGTCTGTGGTCACGATCGTTGCACGGAGCGCAGGGTTGACTGCAACGACATCCGACACTGCCCGCGAGAACCTCTCGATGGAGAATTGCCCCCTGCCAAAACTCCACATCATCGAAACGTTGTATTGAGTGTCGAACCCGGCCTTCTCTACGAGAAATCGCGCGGTCGGCGTGAGCGTCGGTCCGCCGCCCGGAAGCTGACGAACCGACGGCTGCCGTTGGCTGCCGCCGGATTCGGTCGGCTTCCTCGTCACGACCGCCCGGGTCATCCGCCGGATCGTTCGATATCTGTAAGCATCGAGCACCGTCATTTTGATTCCGGCGTCATTGAGACGGAGCACCGCTCGCAGGCACACCATGGACGTGCAGCCGTACTCAAACAGATTGTCATCCGGCGACAGATGCGGCGTACGCAGCACACGTCGAAAAACGTCGAGCACTTGCGAGGTCTTCGATTCGAGGAGCGCGTCATCCATTCGGAGCTCGTTTGATCTGTGCGAAGTGAGGGTCTCGTCTTCCCGCGATGCATCACCGTGGGGTCAGCCCTCCCCAACCGATCGTGTCGCAGATACACTTCGTTCCGTTCCCGCAACAGCATCATCACCGCCATCCCAGATGTCCGAACGTTCGCGTTCTCCGATCCGCAGATCATCCCGCTCGCTGGCGAAATGAACTTGCACTCCGTCTGCGGCGGGCCCGATGAGAATTCCCGCGGGCGCAGGCAGCATGCAGCGATATCCGACCGGAGGACCTCCACCGAAATCCACGCGGTTGAACGTCAACTGGGAGAGGTTGGTGGAGACGATATCCGTCTTCGGTTCGAACGGGGGCAGTTCGCTCTGGTCGAGGTAGGCGTGCCCGTCGACGCTCTTGATCGACGATGCGACATATCCGAGATCGCGAACCTGCTTCACCGCCGTGCGGATGAGGCGAATGGTTCGCCTGGCAGCCGCCCTGTCGTCCTCGAGCCGATCAAGCGGCACGACCGCTTCCAAAAAGCCATTCCCGACGAATGACGGACCGATACGCGCGTCTATTCCTCTCACATCTACGGGCATTCTCAGTCTAACTCCCAGCGCGCAGTCCAGAAGCTGCTGTCCGTACCGATGAACGAGAAACGCGGTCAGCGCCTCGTTGAGGGTAGGGACGAGATCAGACGTGGATAGAGATTTTCGCAACACGTCCAGGAACCGGGCATCGAGCTTCATCACGCGCAGATTTCTCTTCATCTGCCGAAGATAGTTCAGGCGGTGTATGGCCTCGGCGCCCAATGAATGCTGCCCGCACACACTGTGCTTAGCTCCCGATCCCACAACCGGATCGACGGTTGCGCGGACGGTGAAATGCGATCCCGCCTCAGCGAACAATTCGCCCCAGCATTTCTGGAACTGATTGAGAGAAGAGCCGTCGCCCGCCGAATGCGACATGCTGATGGCAAGGACCGCCCCTCTACTTACCGGAGTAAGCGAAGCGATCAGCACAGGGCGCCCCGGCAACGTTTCGAGATTATTGATAAATTGCGGCAACTGTTCAGACGAAAACTGGTCGAGCGTCCACTCCAAAGGTCCGCGCAGCGTCACCGACGGGAGCAGCGGGAGCGGCGCGAGCCGAAAGCCCTCGCCTGTGTTCACTATCTTCGTTGCAAGACGCGGAAAGCGCTCCAACGCCGCCTGAAACGTGTACCGCAACCGGTCAACGTCGGGGATGTATGCATAGTGAAACAAGCGGACGATCGACGGGGCTCCGATGAGCGCCTGATCGTAGCGGGACAGCAAGAGATAGTCGTTATTGCCGATCATTGCCGGTATCCGTTCAGATCAGGTACAATCGTCATCACTATCAGCCCGTCTCAGTGATCGTGGAGGTCCAAACCAGACCTCCGGAGATCGACACACTCAGTGTTGCGGCCGGATCGAAAAGCGTACGCTCAACGGTGCCAGCAAGTTCGCCGAAAACAACGTTGGAGGTCAGGACCCTTCGGTGCCGCCACAAGACCACACCTGCAATCGCTAATGCCTTGCCTTTCTGCGCTCCTTCGAGAACACGCCGCCCTTGAGCTCCGGCACCGTAACCGAGAACGCACACCGGAGATTTTCAGCCAGCCTGGGATCGCTGACGATCGCGTCGCTGATAGCGAGCTCACGAACCCGCGCGAAATCCTCGGCTGTCAGGGCGTCAATCAGAAGGGCGACAAGCTTTTCGACGCCGGTCGCTTGCCCGAGGCCCTGCGTGGTTGTCCGGGGGCCTGACAGCTCTCGCAACTCCGGCGGCCGGACGAACTGGGCAGCGGGGTGTTGCCGTCCGACCGCTCGAAATCTCTTCAGTTCGGCCTTGACCGCCGCGGGAACAACGCGCTCACCGCTCTCCGCACGACGCATGATGTCGGCCACGAACTCGCGTGGCGTCTCCGCGGCAGAGAAGTGACCTGCATCACTCACGAATCCATCAAGGGCGCGGGATGGGCTTTCGCTCCAGGACTCCGTTACCTTCACCACCACTGGTCTGACCGACATATTTCGACTGCTTACCAAAATGAGCGCTGCGTTCTCGTGCAAGAGCTGCGTCTACAAGACCTGCATCCCGCACCGTGTCCCAGCCCATTTTGAATGCATCGAACCGTAGATCGTTCTCAATCTTCCTCAAACCGCCTCATCGTAACTGTCCTGCCCGCACAAGGGCACGCGATTCCCGCCTTGGAACCGACGGCTGGATCAGACGGAACAGGCGACTGGATGGAAGCTGGGTTGGACCAATCGAAGGTACGTCGGGTCTCAACCTAACTCATCGAGCAGAAGTCTGGCTGACTTGAGATCGGCGGTATCAAACCCTTCGCTGAAGGATTCGAAGACTGGCAAAAGTAGATTTTGAGCATGGCTACGCTGACCTTTGCTCGCCCATAGACGCGCGCGGCTGGTCGCCGCGCGAAGCTCCCAGGCTCGCTGCCCACGTTGGCGCGCCCACTCCAGTGCGCGGACAAACATTGCGTCGGCTTCCTCACTGTCGCCAGCAACCAGCTCGATCTGGCCACCCACGCGTAGCACTTCAGCCGTGCACCAGTGCTCCTCCCTGGAGGCGCGAAGAATGCCGTGAATGACCGATCGACCTTCGTCAACGTGGCCTGCGGCAGCAAGCATCTCCGCGAATGTGCTGACAAACGTGGCATGCCGTAAATCGACATTCCATTGCTCGATAGACTCCCGCAGCAAATCGGGCCCGACGTGCGCTTCGTTGGATTTTGCGCGCGCCCAGGTTTTGAACGTCGTGCCGGATCCCGACCACAAGCCCAAGCCATGCGTCTTCGCGCAATCGAGAAGGGCGCTGGCGAGATGTTCCGTCCTCTCGAAATCGCCCGTGAGCGCTGCGATTCCACAACCCGCACCTGTCAGCGCCAGACATAGCGAATTCGCATGATCCAGTTTCTGGGCTTTGGCCACACTACGCGCGGCGATCTCTCTCGCCTGGTTGGGGAAGCCTTGGACCCACAAGACGCGGGACAGCGCAACGAGTGCGGCCACGTTCTGGTCCAGACCGAACCGCAGCACGTACTGGGCGTGCAAGACCGGATCGTTCTGCTGAAGGACGCCCCTGAGACGTTCGCGAGCCGCGGACTGGTTGCCAAAGTAGTGGTCATTGACGGCGACGATTCTTTGCCCGGCAAGACCGGCGGCGATGTCGGACAACTCGACTGCATGGACGAATTTATGGGCGATCTCGACCGACGCTCGATAGTGGCTGTTGCGCAATCGATGAAGCCAGAGCGCGTAGTAGACCCGGAGCTTCTGCTCGTCGTCCTCGAGCTTCTCGGCTAGTTCCTGTGCACGCAGCAGTGCGTCTTCGGCCTCCTTCGTCGGACCTTTGGTCCACATGGTCGACGTTCCGAGGGCCACTTGCAGCAGCAACTCGTGCCTTTCGTCGACGCTCGACTGCCCGAGCAGCCAGGCCAGCGCCCGCTGAACGTAGTTGCGGCACTCTTCAAGCGCCGACACCGCGATCCAGAGGGAAGTGGCCGCGATCGTGAGGTCGAGGCCGATGCGCGACGTTTCCGGCGACCCGAACGCCCAGTCCAGCGCAACCCGCAGGTTATCGATATCCGGCGCAAATCTTGCGCCGATCTCGTCGAGCGAGGTTGCCGTCCATAGCTGCTCGTCTCGGGTCAGCGCATTGAGATAGTAGCGTGTCATCAGCGCCAATATCGCAGCGACTTCGCCGTCGCCGAGCTTCTGGAGTGCGAAGGCCCGCGTCGTTCCCAGCAACCGGTAACGTGGCGGAGACGTGCGTGTATCCACGGAAACGAGTGACTTCTTGTGCAGGTCCTCAAGTACGTTTGCGACTTGGACGGTGGATCCGATGCTGTCCGCCAAAATCGAGCCAGCAGCCTCCGGGGTGAAGCCGCCCGCAAACACCGCGACACGACGCAGGGTGGTTTGCTCAATCGCCGACAGCAATCCGTAGCTCCAGGAGAACGTCGAATGAAGGGTTTTGTGACGCTCCGCCGGAGTCCGCCGACCACTGCGGAGAAGCCCGAATCCCTGCGCAAGCCGGCGTGCAAGCTCGCGCACCCCAACCGCAGGCGCACTCGCCGCGGCAAATTCGATGGCAAGTGGAATTCCGTCCAGCTTGCGGCACACTTTACTTACGTAAGGGGCAATCTCGTCAGTGATAATGAAATCAGGATCGACAGCCTGAGTTCTGTCGAGAAACAACCCAACCGCGCTGTATTCGAGAGCCTGGCTTGCGGCGATGGAGTCGGCCGCCGGCACGCTCAGGGGCGTCAGCGGATAAACCCGTTCACCTTCGATCGCGAGGCACTCCCGGCTCGTCGCGAGCACATGCAACTCGGTCCTGCTTCGAAGCAGGCCTTCCACCAGCATCGCCACGGCGTCGATCAAATGCTCGCAATTGTCGAGCAGCAACAGCTGGTCTTGCTGAGTTTCCGAGAGTGAATTGGCGACTCCCATCGTTCGCGCGATGAGCTCGTTCAACTGCTGAGCGTTCGTAATTGAAGCCAGTTCGACGGTCCGTACGCCGCCGCCAAAACGGGAGGCCGAGTGATGGGCCACTTCCATCGCCAGGCGCGTCTTTCCGATACCTCCGCTACCCGTCACGGTGACCAGCCTATGCCTCGCGACGAGGCTGGTCAGCGATGTGACCTCCTTTACCCGTCCAAACAGCGCGGACAACGGGACAGACAGGTCCATTTCGTACGCAGACCCGGACGTTCCGGGAGGGCACGGCTCCTCAAGTCCTGTCGCGTACTCGCGTTGCATTTGCACACGGGCTGCTAAACGATAGCCGCGCCCAGCCTCCGTCTGAATGATCTCACCCTTGTCTCCCAGAGCCTTGCGGAGCGCCGAGATCTGCACCTCGATATTGTGCTCCTCGACGGTCGTGGTCGGCCAGACTCGCTTCAAGAGTTCATGTTTGGTCAGAAGCCTTCCATCGGCCTGAACGAGCATCAGAAGAATGTTGAATGCACGTGCACCAAGATTGATGGCCTCGTCGTCCTTGAAGACTTTTCGACGACGGACGCAAACTCGAAAGCGTTCAAATTCGAACGCGTAGTCAGGATCGGGCTCGACGCCGTACTTCAATATTATCAGTCCCCGACGCGCGCCGAATGCCCACACCTTGCGCAACTATAAACGGTACAATGATCTGGTGCAACCTTGGAGCAACATTTCCCATCGTTTCGTTTCGGCGGTGGAACATACGAATACACGCGGGATCCGACGCGCGGACGAAACTTTTCACCGAAATATTTGGCCTGCATTCTCGGGAAAGACGCAACCGGAATGCTCCAAGACAGCGAGAACAAAGAAAAGTTTTATCTCAATCTCGTTGCGTTTTGCCGATGGACCGATCGCGCGGCGACTCAAGCGGTCGACGTGAACGCGATCGCAATCCAACCTGGCCCGGTTGCCCCAGGCCCCGCGGACAGTCACGGGAAATTGCGCGGTGACATGAGGCCCGTGAACTGACCGACCAACGCCCTCAGGGTCTCGGGCTGGACGACCTCCACTTCGACAGGAGCTACCGCCATATCCCGCCATACCGCCGCCATAATGTGGCTCCGAGGGCCGATGACGCGCTGCTCGAAGTGCCATTCGCCGAC includes these proteins:
- a CDS encoding acetoacetate--CoA ligase, with amino-acid sequence MLERAEFGVSAPLWAPTGERIAEAELTRFSRAAARIAHRDFASYGDLHQWSIDDCGAFWDLVWEECGVIGDRIGVPFKPGERMMDAKFFPESRLNFTENLLRRTGLADAIVSYTELQVARRLSWDQLRDQVLRLRQWLIDHEVKAGDRVAAIAPNVPEAIVGMLATVSLGAIWSSCSPDLGKKAVIARFGQIEPVVLIGAGGYLLNGEQCDLVEKMRDIIDRLPTVRCGLLIEDNEPPAGRLQRGVKFESFNEIVENYRPAKAFYERFPFGQPLSILYSSGTTGLPKCLLHSAGGTLLQHLKEHRLHCDIRAGDRVFFATTCGWMMWNWLVSTLASGATVVLYDGSPFENDGLVMFDLIESERLTHFGVSARFIDACRMMNLAPEQTHDLSSMRVVLSTGSPLSSRCFEYVYASIKRDVHLASISGGTDIVSCFAMGVPTGPVWAGEIQGPALGMAVDVYDEGGRPLRRGAGELVCTQPFPSMPLQFWNDGAGERYRASYFERFPGVWTHGDFAEWAEHAGIAIHGRSDATLKPGGIRIGTADIYALVGSLPEIADAVCVGQEWDGDIRIVLFVVLKDGTNLDRPLERRIRDTIASGASVHHVPAVICQVRDIPRTYSGKTSELAVKDALARRPIRNIEALVNPQCLSQFEIVDPSRDEVDEFDM
- the sbnA gene encoding 2,3-diaminopropionate biosynthesis protein SbnA gives rise to the protein MFRGTSRSRSATARRERTTTLKLSEVVRMDFWKTIRGGAFLPFDGIVPCTVHVKLEGLNLGGSIKIKTALGLIEEAEQSGMIKPDTIIIESSSGNLGVALAMVCADRGYPFECVVDPNASRTNIEIMKALGATVFVVQERDENGGFLASRIRFIKRKMKEDRRYFWTNQYQNAANPLIHERSTATEIAQAFPRLDYLFVGAGTTGTLMGCAGYFRKHQPDTKIVAVDSVGSVTFGGPPGPRHISGLGTSRVPEICDRSLVHDVVMIPEAKTVELCRRIARRHGVLFGGSTGTVLAAVEHYTSRLPADASVVVVSPDNGEKYLDTIYSDEWVRDRFPGLLGHRAVRDMSLAPAELERTAAGPEATGANASSESIQV
- a CDS encoding winged helix-turn-helix domain-containing protein, which codes for MKYGVEPDPDYAFEFERFRVCVRRRKVFKDDEAINLGARAFNILLMLVQADGRLLTKHELLKRVWPTTTVEEHNIEVQISALRKALGDKGEIIQTEAGRGYRLAARVQMQREYATGLEEPCPPGTSGSAYEMDLSVPLSALFGRVKEVTSLTSLVARHRLVTVTGSGGIGKTRLAMEVAHHSASRFGGGVRTVELASITNAQQLNELIARTMGVANSLSETQQDQLLLLDNCEHLIDAVAMLVEGLLRSRTELHVLATSRECLAIEGERVYPLTPLSVPAADSIAASQALEYSAVGLFLDRTQAVDPDFIITDEIAPYVSKVCRKLDGIPLAIEFAAASAPAVGVRELARRLAQGFGLLRSGRRTPAERHKTLHSTFSWSYGLLSAIEQTTLRRVAVFAGGFTPEAAGSILADSIGSTVQVANVLEDLHKKSLVSVDTRTSPPRYRLLGTTRAFALQKLGDGEVAAILALMTRYYLNALTRDEQLWTATSLDEIGARFAPDIDNLRVALDWAFGSPETSRIGLDLTIAATSLWIAVSALEECRNYVQRALAWLLGQSSVDERHELLLQVALGTSTMWTKGPTKEAEDALLRAQELAEKLEDDEQKLRVYYALWLHRLRNSHYRASVEIAHKFVHAVELSDIAAGLAGQRIVAVNDHYFGNQSAARERLRGVLQQNDPVLHAQYVLRFGLDQNVAALVALSRVLWVQGFPNQAREIAARSVAKAQKLDHANSLCLALTGAGCGIAALTGDFERTEHLASALLDCAKTHGLGLWSGSGTTFKTWARAKSNEAHVGPDLLRESIEQWNVDLRHATFVSTFAEMLAAAGHVDEGRSVIHGILRASREEHWCTAEVLRVGGQIELVAGDSEEADAMFVRALEWARQRGQRAWELRAATSRARLWASKGQRSHAQNLLLPVFESFSEGFDTADLKSARLLLDELG
- a CDS encoding acyltransferase — protein: MIGNNDYLLLSRYDQALIGAPSIVRLFHYAYIPDVDRLRYTFQAALERFPRLATKIVNTGEGFRLAPLPLLPSVTLRGPLEWTLDQFSSEQLPQFINNLETLPGRPVLIASLTPVSRGAVLAISMSHSAGDGSSLNQFQKCWGELFAEAGSHFTVRATVDPVVGSGAKHSVCGQHSLGAEAIHRLNYLRQMKRNLRVMKLDARFLDVLRKSLSTSDLVPTLNEALTAFLVHRYGQQLLDCALGVRLRMPVDVRGIDARIGPSFVGNGFLEAVVPLDRLEDDRAAARRTIRLIRTAVKQVRDLGYVASSIKSVDGHAYLDQSELPPFEPKTDIVSTNLSQLTFNRVDFGGGPPVGYRCMLPAPAGILIGPAADGVQVHFASERDDLRIGERERSDIWDGGDDAVAGTERSVSATRSVGEG
- a CDS encoding condensation domain-containing protein — protein: MDDALLESKTSQVLDVFRRVLRTPHLSPDDNLFEYGCTSMVCLRAVLRLNDAGIKMTVLDAYRYRTIRRMTRAVVTRKPTESGGSQRQPSVRQLPGGGPTLTPTARFLVEKAGFDTQYNVSMMWSFGRGQFSIERFSRAVSDVVAVNPALRATIVTTDKGVEKRQVEPRLENLVEIIDLSTATDGSRRELIERTTARVQREFSFSTGDIMIRFIVLLLPEGDGRVFVVAHHLLLDGVSFSLLARELGRAYRSAGTVARTKSVVASADPRDWPKRLHRYANEEAIRELPLWREMRWDDYANVRALDGGERESDSRKEASFSDVSAAELHRQLQQGRSGAGLAELEADQAVTRGELDRDTSERFLAMFGDRSFEIVLVAIYRVVMRHTSARTLWIDSFDSMRGMIFEDIDVSRVIGYINEIVPIALALDLSEPTEVQLRAIRSQRTRLPRRGLGFRALKYLAEDPAMRREADTWPFPRIGLNYLVSLNSEHPAVLLDLPHSEEWVGPEIDESRTPYLLCFIFSAADGRVVVETRYAPREVSLSYARTVLEDVIEQMTTIIRNVSRDEPLTLGNSTS